From the genome of Ictalurus punctatus breed USDA103 chromosome 28, Coco_2.0, whole genome shotgun sequence, one region includes:
- the LOC128629373 gene encoding transmembrane channel-like protein 2-A, which yields MPKKSDTAKLAEVGIEIDGMESAEDDKKGKNKGKNNKAAVGRKSKAAASEDGGDEDEDAEPPKGRKAANRKKAAPREASEDDSDYDIPPKRCAGNRKRGKPAGAKNKRGKSAKKKSSRYGVSETTETVSV from the exons ATGCCAAAGAAAAGTGATACAGCAAAATTAGCAGAAG TGGGTATAGAGATTGATGGAATGGAGAGTGCTGAGG ACGACAAGAAAGgcaaaaacaaaggcaaaaacAATAAAGCAGCTGTAGGCAGAAAAAGCAAAGCGGCCGCCAGCGAGGACGGTGGGGACGAGGACGAAGACGCTGAACCCCCTAAAGGTCGAAAGGCAGCCAACAGAAAGAAAGCAGCTCCAAGGGAGGCCTCGGAGGATGATAGTGATTATGACATTCCTCCGAAGAGGTGTGCAGGGAATCGGAAAAGAGGAAAGCCAGCGGGAGCCAAAAACAAGAGAGGCAAAAGTGCTAAGAAGAAGAGCAGTAGGTATGGTGTTTCAGAAACAACCGAAACTGTTTCTGTTTAA